The genome window AGCTGTTGGAGGGAACAGGACCCCGGCAGGCCCTGTGCCCGTGAGGTACTGTGGGAGCTGCCCAAAGCTCCCCAGACAGCTAGATTTGCTGACTCTTCTctagcagcaggagcagatggcGTCCTGTACCCACAGTCACTCTTTAGCTGGATGATCACGCTACTCCTTCATAATAAGGAAAATGACCGACAGTGGCTGGGAGCAGAGAATGGGATCGAGGCTGAGCCTGTTCAGCTAGTCCGTAGCAAGCCCAGGCTTGTAGTCCTCTAGGctggccagcagccagccacagagCCCAGCGTTCTCCTATTGAGCTAAGCGTACGCTGCGTAGGAACCCAGGTACCTGACACTTCCAGGCTTGTTCCTGTTTTGTCAGCGTATCAGCCCCAGTCCGACCTGCTccagttctctgctctgctgGCAGTGCTGACACGGTGCACAGATGACTTCCTGTTTGAATTTGCATGGTGCTAGCCCAGGGTCTCGTGTCACTGGGGGGAGCCATGCACACCAAGGCAGAGGTCTGAGCGCACACAGGCAGAGGTGCCGAGTGGTGGGACAGAGCCTGGGAACCAGATATTCTGTTCCACTGTGAACAATGCCTAGTTGCTAGAGGGTCTGTGCCATGCCACCTCCATGCGAGAGTCTGCACTGTCAGTGTGTCAGCAGCCAGTATCAAAATGGTCTTGCCCTTTTCCTTTGCAGGAATCCTGGGCGCTCCCCCGTCCATGCCGCTCATGACCAATCCAGCCCTCTCCACAGCGCTGCTTCAGCTAGCTCTGCAGAACCAAACTCAAGCACAGCAGGTACTCACACAAGACGCTCCTGGAACGTCCTAGAAGCTGCTCTGCTTCAGAGTTAAGAACGTCCTGTGCTTGTCTCTGTATTGATATTGCTCCCGTCGCTGGAGCAACTGGGCACCTCAGGAACCCTAGCGAATCTGTCCTCACGGCACCCCAGGAGGTGGTAGGCTGGGGAACGCAGACACAAACTGTCTTCCTTAGCACCGCCCCCCGAGTCTGCTGCCGCCAGGAGTAGAACCAAGCTCTTCTGCAGCCGAGCAGTGCTCTAACCGTGAGGCTGCCCTTCCTCTTCTAGCTTCATCCCGCTTCAGGGGGAGTGGGGTGAGCCCCCCTAGCCCCAGTTATAAACAGGCCCCTCTGTCAGGGTGGAAGCTGAATAACAACCAGACTTTCAGAAGTGGCCACTGAATCCATGTGCCTCACTTCTTGTGTGTCCAGCTTGAGATGCCCTGGGCCTGACTCTTCCCGTAGCTCTGATTGGGTACACAaatcacacacagagacatgTTCAGTGACCTCTTCTGGAGTGGTTGGCCTTGAGCCCTTGCCCGCCAAACCTACAGCTGGAGGACTGAATCTGCACTCTTTGCCATCTCAGTCAGTGGCGCTCTGCATTGCACCTGTTACACTCCGCTGTCTCTGTTTGCCTCGCTCTCTTTCACCCTGATGTAACTGGGTTTGCTCCTAACGGAGTTCCCCACCTCCCCAGAgcggctggtgtaaatctgagCATTTGGAGGCTGGCTTAATGCTGACTCTAGCTGTTGTTAGCTAACATCTGCTCCTTTAGCCTCCCTGGTTCATGAAGTGATCTGTCTTTCTGGTCTGTCTTGCTTTGCTTTCTGCCCCAGAAGGCATTGCTTGGGAACTCCCTGTTACTGCAGAACCAAGTCTGGACGCAGCTGCTGCAGAACAAGGAGAACCAAGCCATATTCCATGTGAGTGGTAGGGggcttcctctgtgtgtgtggtgtggagaCGCAGCGCCAGATGCGCTCTCCGACCTTGTCCGAATTCCACTTGTGCGCTGCCCTTTGGGGCTGGATTGTGACACGCGGTGCAAGGAGCAGTGTGTACGCTGCACTGTCCTGGGGGGGTGACGCCGCCACCTGTGACAGTTTCTCCTGTCACCTCCTTGCTCCTGGGCGGTCACAACTTACCGCTGGTCTAGGGGCTTGACCCTGctgccatggaagtcaatgggtgcCTTGCCACTGCACTTCCACAGGAGCAGGATCCAGACTGTACCAGCAGTGGATTGCTTCAGCCCTGCCGGTGGCTTTAGGGGGCAGTAAGGTCTCCagccatcccctccctcccacttgcAGGGGTGTGGCCCCTGGATCCAGGGACCTGTGTAGGGCTGTAAGGGGGTTCTGGGGTGGGCATGTCGCAGGTCACAGCCTAGCCCCTAATGAACTGAGCATCTCTTTGAGCTTGGTAGTACCCCCAGAGAGCCTGTCTGAGTGGAGCCCCCCCCGCATCATGGGTAAGGCTCAGTTAGCTGGATTTCAGGCAGATGTGCTGGGCTTCTGCCAGTGGACGAGCATGTGCTGACCAGGCCCATGGCCGCGTTCAGCTGCGGCCTTGTGAGCTCCATGCTGTGGAATAAGTGGCACAAGCGGATCCTGTGGCTGGCGTGTTTGGGCCTCTCCACGCTGGGTCTGTTGGACTGTGTTAACATCTCCGTTTGTTAGTAACCCAGGACCCGGGGTGGGCTGAGCTGGCCCCTTGGTTCTAGTGAAGCAAGCAGTCTGGACAGAGGGGAGGGCGCTGTGTGGGAGTAGCCTGGTTTCTATTTTCAGTGGTTTGTCTGTTTAAAGAGCCAAGAAATTGCTGCAGTCCCCCCcagagagctttgaaatgcaaattgTGCTCTGGAAAGACAAGCTGCGGCTGTGGTGTGGCCCTCTCCAGGGAAGGGAGATCCAGTGAGCGCTTGCACTGAGCTTACGCTAACAAGTTGTGCCCTGCTGTGTTTAGATCACTCCAGTGCCGGCCGAGCTTCCAAACCTGTTTCCTTGGGAAGCGCTGGCTAGACCTGCTCTCTGCAACAGCACGTTGGGTCCTTGAGCATGCAAAGATCGCCAGCTCTTCtgtcttctcttcccttcctggGAAGctccaacctcccctccccatctgaaAATGTGCACAGCCGCCTCCCTCCTGTGTCCGACCCCTCCTTATCTGGGAGGGGCGTGCTTGGACAGCCATAGCAGCAGTTCCTTAGCACAAGGTCACCCGGGTGCAACCGGACATCAGGTATTTGGCCCGGCCTCCCCACCTGCTGGTGAGGGTGACGGGCCAACGTCCTGCCCATGATAACATAGGACCCAATTATTTCAATGCACAtcaaggggatttttttttagctGAACAGATAGTGAGTCGCAAGCTGGGGCGTAACTGCAGGGCACTACCTGTCCGTGTGGTACGGTGCTCTTGGATTGACTCTATTTTGAAACAGTATGCCAAAGGGCTCTAGGCcagcggctctcaacctttccagacgaccatgcccctttcaggagtctgatttgtcttgtgtacccccaagtttcacctcactttaacactacttgcttacaaaatcagacctaaaaataccaGTGTCCCAGCCCACTATGACTGAAAAATGGCTGTCTTCCTCATTTTAACCATGTAATTATCAAACAAATTAATTGGAATACAAGTATCGTATTGACCTTTCAGTGTATAGCAcgcagagcagtataaacaagtcattgtatgaaattttcatGTGTACTGACtgggctagtgctttttatgccaCCTACTGTagaactaggcaaatctctagatgagttgatgtaccccctacATGtgctcctggttgagaaccactgctctagggaacTCTTCATGTGCACAGGGCAGGCTAGTACGCTGCAGGTTCCGCCCCTGCATGCCGTGCACGAACTGCTCATGTAGGCGCTGATTTGCTTGGGCTGGCTTCTTGCAGCGCTCTCACCGCTTGGCTGCACCGCTCGCATTTCATACTAACCGAGTTTCCCGCTGTGCCTTCTGCCTGGCCTTAACCTGCCTCTTGTTTGCAGAAACCCGGGATCTTGGGGGACTCTCCTCTCAGTTCTCTACAGCACGGCACCTTGGGGTTGGCAACTGCCCCGGCTCAGCCCGGAAGCTCGCTGCTGGGAGAACTCGCCTCAGGTAACGCTGTGGGTTTGTGGCACGAGGCGATTGCTCAGGAGTCGTGATTCCTGCAGCATGTGCTGGATGCcgggcagagctgcagcagctcacGTGAGTGCAGCTTCtgttctctgtgcagtgccccATTCCAGACGCTGGGGTTTGCGGTTCCACCGCGTCCGCCTGCCATCCTGGGTGCTGCCAGTTCACCATGCCACCTCGCGCATGGAGAAATAGCTGCCACGCGCGTCCCTGGAGATTACTGTGCTGGCATTGACTTTGGGGGCCCGGGAAGCACTTGGGGGTCTAAAGCACGGGCATGTTGGTCTGCAGATAACCCTGGAGGAGGGCAGAGCCCTTTAGGGAACCTTGGGGCATGTTCAGATGTCTTGGGTTTTTGTGTTAGAGCCCTTTGCCCTCTCTGGAGTAGAACCGTTGGCGTGGGTCTGCAGAGGAGGCTGACCCAACCCTAGCAGCAGGTGTCTGGGTGCCGACCTAGCTGTTCTCGGGCTCAGTTGCAGGCCTGTGTGGGTGAAGGGGAGGGTGGAAGATGTTGCTGAGTGACTGTCTGTAAAGTGGTGGCATCGCCTCTCCCCAGGGGGGCCTCTGCCTGCTGACATGACGCAGGGGCACGTGAAGTCACCAATCTTGCCTTCGGGGGGCATGCCCCTGGCATCCTTTCTGGGACCAGTGGGGACAGATAGAGAGAACTCGACAATGGGGACGCAGGTGTCCCAGCTGAacccatctcctgggaccccatcAACCCTGCCGGGCCTCACCACCTCCATCCTGGGATCAGTGATCAGTGGACTTCAGAAACCAAAGCAGGTGGAGAATGGGGTAAGAAGAGCAGCTGTGTTCAAAGTTTACCTAGATCCATGTGCCGCCTACTCTCCAGTCTGTTCGGTGCATCCTTGAAAGTCTGTAACGCTTCCAACCTCTTGTCCCCTGGCAAAGCAGCTTAGGAGTCTGAGCGGCTTGTGCGTTTTCCTGTCCTCCTGACGCTCCTCTGCGCGGCCTGCCTCGGGGCATACCCTCCAGCAGCACTAATCCCCGGGACTCCTTCTCTCCTAGGCCTCGCTGCTGGGAGAACCGCCCAAAGACTTCAAGATTCCTCTCAACCCTTATTTAAACCTGCACAGCCTTCTTCCTGCAAATCACCTGGGAGGTGAGCTGGCGGGGGGTGCCCCATAAACCGACAGTAGGAAAGGTTGGACGTCGGCATGGCTCCTCAACAAACTATGCCCTGAAAGGCGCAAACAAGGCCAGAACTGAACCTGAGCCGGGCAGGGATCTGTCCatgctgggaccagagctgggcTGCAGACTGGACCGTGTCTCTGCCTGCAAACCTGGGGGAGTAGGGCTAGACTCCTCTTGCTTCAGCTTAGTGCCTTGTTTGCACAGTGGAGAGGGATTGTCACTCCAGCGGGGTAACGTTCGGAGTCTGCCAACAAGCGCCCGGGAGTGCATCTCCAGTGCTACCACCAGGTCAGCCTGGGACCTAGCACTTGGCTTGTTCAGGTGCAGGCCTGCCGGGAGACTCCgtttgaatgggggtggggagggaagacttCACTTATTGACCTCCTGCCACGGGGTTGGGGATCCCCACTTGAGAAGCGAAGTCACTTGCCATGGGGCAGTTGGTGTCAGAGCCAAGAGCAGGAGCAGCTGTCAGTTCACCATGCTGCCCTGACTCAGGTAGCGCAGAGATCCAGCTGTGTTCCCACCATGGGGGACTCCTGAGCTGAGGGATTAAAATCAATGGATGGCAGGGCAGAGGGACAAATGACTTTAGTTTTGCCTTGCGTGCGTTACCAAAGCGAGGCCAGGCTCTGTCTCCAGCGCAGTGCTAATGCCCCACAGGGTGACAGTACTCTCTGGGACTGTCCCTCTAGCAGGCATGGGGTGTCCGGAGAAAGGGAATCCCTAGGGCTGCGAGTTTCCAAGGAGAGCTGCCTCTCCCTGGGGGCAAAGGGCCAGGCTGAATGGTGCAGTTGGGTAATGGGACAGCCTGCAGTAATTACCCTTGAAAGGGAGCCAGTGCAGCTGGGCCCTTGGCTATCTGCCCAGCTGCTGTGGTGCTAATGAGTAATGCTCTTCTGCAGGTGGGGCCAATAAAGCATTTAATCTTAAGACTGGAGTGCTCGGCAACGTTTCCAATCCCAGAATCCCACAGCCTGCCATGGCTGACCCGCCACTGCCCTCTTCTGGGCTGGCAGGAGATAACTATGCTTTTGACTATCAGCCGGTAAGTACCTTGGGTCAAGACAGAGCATTAGCCCAGACTTCAGCTTGGATAAGTGGAGTCCTCTGAGTATaaaagcagcagagctgggaacagaacccaggggtcctgcctGCTATTGTCCTGTTTTCTCACTCCCTGGTCAGACACACTCTTGAGTCACCTGATCTTGTGTTGTGGCCTCTGGAAATGCCTATGTAAGAGTCttgtttactctttttttttttttttctcctggaagGACTTGGGATCCCGAATGTATGCCCAGTCGAGGGACCATGCTGGGCCCATCCTGGGCGGATTTGGACACAGCAGGCATAAGGTAACTTCTGCTGGTATTCAGCTAGGAAGGAGCTGAGCCATGGGGCTGTTCTGAACGTGACCAGCTGGGTTCTGAGCCTCCCTCTTTATAGGCTACAATGCACTGGACTGGCAGCTCTCTGAGACTCtgctctcccccggccccccatGTGCTCCTTCTGTCTCTGCCTTCCCAGTTCTCCCATTCTTCACCCCTGTGGCTTACGGGGTTAACGTCTGCTATCTGGGGGTGTGGCCTGCAGCTGTTGGGGCTCCCTGGTTTGGCTggttttggggtgtgggaggagcatTCCACCCTAAGCGCCTCCCTGGGTCACTAGTGGCGTGCATCAGGTTATGTGGAGTTGTGCCCTGCGTGAGCCCTGCAGCTCTGTACAGCTTTCtggcttctcctcccagcaccatTGCCACAGAGGCGCCAGGCAGTTGCCTGTCCCAGGTGTCCATGGCTGCTCATGAGGGTATCGATAACGAGGACCTGATTTGTGGATCTCCTCGGGGCAAGCTGCCAAGTGGAGAAACAATTCCCAGGCTGGCTAGAAAATCTGTGATGTGTCTGGTTGCTGCTCAGAGAACTGTTGTTCGCCTTGCCCAGAGCAGGAtcgggagggaagtgggggggctGTTAGGTCGTGTTGGCCAGTGTCTTCCAGCTAACATGCTGGAAAGTCCAGTGCAGACGGGACATACTGTTTCTATAGCGGGGTCTAgttagagctggggtgggggggtgttaacTTCACTATCTTCATGGTTAAAGTACCGTCTACCTTGTCTATGTTCGATTTCCAGTGTGTTAGACCACACTAGCCAATCCCTAGCCTCTTGCCTTTCTATACTCAGCTAGCCCTGGCCTTCGGGGTCCACGGTGGCGTGGTCTCACTTTTCCACGAGTCCTGTGGGCCTGCTTCAAGGGGGAtcctgcccagcagcccccttTCCCTGAGCAAGAGGGGGTATTGTGTCCTGTGTGCCAAAGAGAATTTGGTCTcattgggtgtgtctacactgcaatgaaacccGTGGCACCAAGCCTGAGTCCAGGTCAATTGACTCCGGCTGCGGGGtgaaaattgtggtgtagacatttgggctcgggctggggccctggctctgagaccctccccacgGCAGGGTTTCGGACCCCCAGCCCAAATGCCTATGCTGCAATTTTCagtcctgcagcccgagcccaagtcagctgacccaggcctgcCGTGGGTCTTTGATCGCGACGTAGACATGCCCGTTGATCTATTTCCATGCTGCAGAGCACGGAGGCACGGCCTGCAGTTCTGCCTCCGGGGGGCTGAACCGAGCCTTGATCCAGCTTGTGATGCGGAGCCGCTTCTCTTCCAGATGTCTTCATCTCCTGGATTTGAGCGGAGCAGCTTGGGGCCACCCCTGCCGCCCTTCTACTCAGGATCCCCAACCTCCTACTTCACCAGTGGCCTTCAAGCTGGGCTTAAACAAAGCCACCTGAACAAAGTGAGACGTCACTTGTGTGTGTGCCAGGAAGGGAGCGTCTGGGCTTCCGGCTGCCAAGGGTGCAGATGGGCGTGGGTCAGCTCGCTCCCACTCAAGCTTCCGCTAGTCAAAGATCCAGCCAGGCGGGCTTGGTGATTCCTGGCAGGGACTGTGGGCTGGGAGGCCAGCCTAGGTCCCAGCCTGTGCTGGCTCCTGCACAACCTGGGTTTTACAATGGCTGTGGGGTCTCCGCTTTTAATCGAAAAGTCCAGGCCTCTGCCTTGCTCTTGTGCTGTCGTGAAATGGAACCGCCTGGCAGCTGAGCAAGCCGGCCAGTTGTAGGCTCTCGAGGCAGAGGGGTGGCTCTGAGAGACGCACACTCAGCTAAGGCAGAGGCAGAGCGCTGAGATGTGACCTGGGGGCCGGTACCTTCCCTCTGGGGTCAGCCAATAGTGATTTAGAAATGGCCTGATATTTGAAGCCCAACCCTTCCTGTAAGACTCCCTGGGCCGGCTCCCAAAGGGAGCTGCTCTCCCTGGAGGAGAATGGGCGCATTTCCTGCTGTCTTGATGTGCCATTCAGTGGCATAAAATCTGTCACTAGGGTCATAGGCCAGGAGATGCGGCTGCAGCCCTGTTCCCGAGATGGAGGGGAGAGGTGTTTGCGCAGGATGCTAGCCCCCTTGAGGTGGGAATAGGCCTTTGATGGGTCCCTTGAATGGAAGGTGGCTGTGTTGGGACAGTGGGACTGCAGGGCGCTTGCGGGCTGCACACAGTGCTGTTAAACAGGGACATCAGTGGTGACTCCTCTCTTCCAGGCAGTTGGGATGCCACCTGTGGGCACTGGGGACAATATCCTGGGCATGGGACCAAACAGCCATTCCCACGGCTCCCACTCCAAGGTGAGTAGCTCTGGGGACGAGGGCAGAGCTTTGCTACTGACCTGCAAACCCCCGCCCCGGTGCTTTGCCAGTCCCCCTGATGCTCAGTGCCCCGCTGTCTCTTCCAGACTCCGATCGGGGGCCAGAAACGGGCCTTCTCCCACCTGCTGCCATCCCCGGAGCCCAGCCCGGAGGGCGGCTATGTCGGACAGCATTCTCAGGGCCTGGGAGGGCACTATGCAGACTCCTACCTGAAGCGGAAGAGGATATTTTAACCCCTTCCCTGCTGAAGCACTATTGTCCCCTCCACGTGTAAATCTGTACAAACTTTTTTTAACGTTAGTCTTGATTTTGAGGTTTTTACATGTGTGTGTGAAAGACTTGGCTTCTCTGAGTGGGGTGGGAAGCCCCACGGGCTTCCTGCCGGAGGATGGGCCCTTCCAGTTACCCCCTGCTCCAGAACCAGCACCTCTCTGCATCATGGGCAGCCAGAGCAGAGGCAAGCGCTCGGAAAACATACTGTACGGGATAAGGACAAAGCTCACCCCTGTGGCCCCTGTCACTGCTGCTCTCGGGGCCTCCCTGTGTTTCGTGGCCCACAAGGCAGAACCTGTTGGAGTCATGCTGTAGTCTGATTGCAGTAACTGGGAATCTACACACAGTCCTGAGTGAGGACAGTAAGTCCTAGGGAGATGCATGTTCCCTGCCTTAAACTGCTGCTTCAGAGACAGGAATGGAACCGACTCCAGCAGGTGCCCTCTGCTCACCGTAACGTGAGCATGGAAGTTCTGGTAGCGCAGAGGTGGCGATCTAGGGGGTGGCGATTCGGATACACGTACAGAGTTCTAGTTACGCCGTGGGACTCCGGATCTGCCTGGTTCCTGGTCCCACCCTGCGCAAAGCCTTCGGAGCTGCATCTGGGATGCAGCGCTCCCTGGAGGCTCATGCTGAGCTTGAGGTCTCGGGCCCTGCCTGCCTCTCCAAAttcctgttctgttttgttttttttttttaaacccttcagATGCTGACATTTTACACTTTTCTTTGGTAATGAGATTTGTAAGTTGCCTTTTTAATTCATGCTTtggtttttatttccttttttaactaGCTAGGAGCAGGAATCTTGGTCCATTGTAAAGTTGCTGAGCCTGGTCATTCCTTTTTTTAGTTTCTCCCTCCTGGGCATGAACTTTTGTTCTAGAAGTTTCttttggggtgcagggagtcAAACGTTTTCCTTGATTTCTGTTTTGCTGAGCCTTTCAATAGGAGCCAGCTGCAGCGTGGCAAACAGACCTGCTTTCCCTGCAGCCAGGCAGCCTCCGGACACTGCTTCCCAGGAAGCCGATCTGCCTTTCCCCTCCTGTTGACCAAGCTTGGAGGGTGATTGTGGTTTCGCAATGTCCAACACAAGGCCGCCCTTGTGTTCTGTGTGGAACTAGATGCTCAGCCCTTTGCACCCTTTCTCCAGCTCCATTTGTAATATCACATTAAATGCAGCTGAGCCGATGTAGTAGGATGCTGGCAGCTTTGGGTATCAAGCCCTTAAGTGTGTGCTGCTGAGAACGGGACTGTTTAATGCCTTGGGACCGAGCCACTAGCCAGCTGAGATAGTCATGCCGGACGTAGAGTTGCAAAGCAAGCCGGTGTCCAGTGATTGAGAACGGTGCCCTGCTGGCCTCTGTTGAGGGGAGGGTGAGAAGCTGCTTTCTCTGGGGAGGATTTGCAGGTCTTTTTATGTAGACTCCCCACACTCTTTTGATTTGAGGTTTATAAAATTGCTACCATGTTTCTACTATAGATGCTGTCTGGCTTGCTGTATTTGTGGGGCTTCCAAGCCCTCGAGAGCTGGACATTGCCTTTCCAAAGTAAAGAGAGATTTATATCGAGCCTTGTCCCCTTTCTCTACTTGCTGTAAAAATGTGTCATTTTCTGAACACTTACACTTCCCCTGGAGCCGGGAGCCATTGGCCAGAGGGTGGTCTGGGAGCCAGGCAGACTGGATTTAATCATGTTTCTCTTTGCCATGGCTAAGTCCATGGACACCAGTGCCTAGTCCTACAGACACTGGTATGTGTGTCCATCCAGCTACACATTGGACCCTTCAGCTTTCTGTCCCCAGGGAGACCTCACTGAGCTAACAGTCCTGGTGATTCACAAGCCCCATCACTCCAATACTGCACCCTACAACCTCATGGCAGCATCCAGACACCCCCTTTGCTACACTGAGCTGCATCCCCTCTTGCTTACACATGAAGGCCTGGGGTAAGCATAGCACATGTCCAGGGTGCTCTATATTGGTAACTGCAGCTGTGCTGGGCTTCTGTCAGACCCAGTTCCCTTCCTGCCACTCGGCTTGGGATTTGGATTCTGCTCCTGGTGCAGCTGCTGCGCCTGGCTTTCACATCTCTGCTGTCGTGTTTGCTGGggattttgttctcatttttactTCATCTCTGCCCTTTTCTGCTCATTGCTTGCTGCTGTTGAGAGGCGGGAATGCTGCAGGTAGCACCTCTCGTGCTCTGGCCTGAGTCTGCGTTGAGCTGGGAACGTGGCTCCATGTGAGCCTTCTGGTTGCtgaattgaaaaaagaaaaaaacatgtaATGAACTCCCTGTGGCTGACTTTATCCTGATTAACGTTTAGTAGGGCAGGGCATAGGCCTGACCCACGCGGTCTCCTGGGCGACTAGCCCCTGCCTGGAGAGTGAGCTTGCGCTCTCCATTGACaagccccgggggagggggagagaaagggtgTAACCCCCAAGGGGAGGGAGTACCCGGCAGTCCCCTTCCATGATGGTGGGGGTGGATTTAATTAGAAGGGGAGCAGTGGCCCAAGACGACAAGGTGAGGGTGGCAGACACcaggggagaagcaggaggggatCTCCCGCACTGGAATAGGGGGAACTTCTCAGTGGATTCCgtcagctgctccctgccctgtggGTTCTTCGGGGACCCCAGGACTAGGACTGCGGGGAAGTCTGTCCCTTGCAGCTTGCACATACAGAGCCCCTGGGATGGCTGTGGTGGGAAGTAGCCGCAAGACCCATCTCACCTTAACTGCTACACGCTGAGGGGGCTGATGAGGCTTGTCCCTGCTTTCAGCTAGTGGAGACAACTGGCTGAGAAGGGTCTGTCAGCTGGTTACATGGCTGCCGTCGGCGCATTTCCACTGAGCTTGTCTCCACCCTGTGCTACTCTGCAGGCACAGGGCCGGTGCACCTTCAGCCTAGGCCATGACGTCCTCACACAGGGACAGCGCCATGTCAGCGCAATGAATGCAAAACAGACTTGAACCTGTGCAAACTGCAGCACTAAGCTGGGGGCGAGCAGGGGTGAGGGCCCTGAGCCCTTCTctgagttcccagctctgctgcagcctccttggcccagttcctcatctgtcaaagGGAGAGGGCACGTCCCAGCTCTTAGCAGGTGCCTTTCGGgggcagatctcaaagcacattacgcAGCAGGTTGGTAATGTTCAGCTTCCGCCTCTGGAaatgagggcagagcagggatgtgCTGTGCCCAAGGTCGGGCAGCGAGCCCTGCCGCCAAAACCCAGCTCTGCTGCATGCCACGCTAGCGTGTGATCCGCTGGGGCTCCTGGCCCAGGCGCCCGATCGATCAGGCGCTCAGCTCCTGGGGTGCTGGTGAGACCCACGTGCCTtctgggtgtggggttctgtctCGGCTAGTGGccctgagaccacttagagagagagagagagagaacgagtctgctctacagccttagctagcaGCCCGTtgggttttagctcatgcagtggttcttaacctggggtgcactcACCCCCTGAGGgggcgagatgccctttctgggg of Natator depressus isolate rNatDep1 chromosome 20, rNatDep2.hap1, whole genome shotgun sequence contains these proteins:
- the RAVER1 gene encoding ribonucleoprotein PTB-binding 1 isoform X3 translates to MAVVSVSGAASVPSPEPPGLEPGPGPDRVPEEELPSLDPAEVRSRLERSSHQFRNRRKVLIRGLPGDVTNQEVHDLLNDYELKYCFVDKYKGTAFVTLLNGEQAESAIKKFHLSKLRDKEISVQLQPTDALLCIANLPQLYTQQQFEELVRPFGNLERCFLVYSEKTGHSKGYGFVEYMKKDSAARAKSELLGKQLGTRTLYVHWTDVNQLTVDLVHSRCLSVGKLPPNYHDLEELRQVFSAISAPTFCQVRSSAPGLAYGQDGQLKGFAVLEYESAEIAELVQQATDGLPLAGSHIRVSFCAPGPPGRSMLAALTAAQVTALNRGKGLLPEPNILQILNSLGNPASIQLLLNPLLHGAVGGKQGILGAPPSMPLMTNPALSTALLQLALQNQTQAQQKPGILGDSPLSSLQHGTLGLATAPAQPGSSLLGELASGGPLPADMTQGHVKSPILPSGGMPLASFLGPVGTDRENSTMGTQVSQLNPSPGTPSTLPGLTTSILGSVISGLQKPKQVENGASLLGEPPKDFKIPLNPYLNLHSLLPANHLGGGANKAFNLKTGVLGNVSNPRIPQPAMADPPLPSSGLAGDNYAFDYQPDLGSRMYAQSRDHAGPILGGFGHSRHKMSSSPGFERSSLGPPLPPFYSGSPTSYFTSGLQAGLKQSHLNKAVGMPPVGTGDNILGMGPNSHSHGSHSKTPIGGQKRAFSHLLPSPEPSPEGGYVGQHSQGLGGHYADSYLKRKRIF